In the genome of Dyadobacter fermentans DSM 18053, the window GATACACTTTTTACGGAACTGGGCGTCGATAACCTGATCGATGTGAAAGCGTCGGGCACGACGTTCATTTCGACTGTGGTCGTGAATCAGGAAAAACTGAACGACGTCAAAAAGGAACTGAGGGCCATTCCGGGCGTCGAACTCTTCGATCGCGGTGAGCTGGCGGGCGAGCTGCTCACGATGGTCAAGGATGATTTCAACTACTTATTATTCATTTCGGCGGCCATTGTATTCTTTACATTACTGATCGTGTACGGCCGCATCGAGCTCACGCTGCTGTCGTTCCTGCCGATGGTGATCAGCTGGATCTGGATTTTGGGCATAGCGGCCATTCTCGGCATCAAATTCAACTTTGTGAATGTGATCGTGACGACCTTCATTTTCGGGTTGGGCGACGATTTCAGCATTTTTGTTACCGACGGGTTATTGAGTAAATACAAGTCCGGCAAAGACACATTGCGCTCCTACCAGGCCGCCATTGCATTATCGGCGACCACCACATTGATCGGCACCGGCGTGCTCATCTTCGCCGAACATCCGGCCATTCACTCGATTTCGCTCATCAGCGTGCTCGGGATTGTATGTATCCTGTTCATTTCGTTTGTTTTCCAGCCGGTATTCTTCGATTTTTTTGTCCAGAAACGCATTGCCCAAAAGAAAGCGCCGGTGACGATGCTGCCTTTCCTGATCAGCATTTCGAGCTTCAATTACTTCCTCTCGGGCTGTCTGTTCCTGCATTCCAAGCTCGTCACGATTTTGCTGCTCCCGATGACGCGGAAAAAGAAGCGGGCGGCGATCAACAACTCGCTTTCTTTTTACGCCAAAACCGTGATTTATTCGGGCCCGCATGTGAAAAAGAACTTTTCGGGGCTCGAAAACCTGGATATGAACCGGCCGGTGATTTTCATCGCCAACCACACGTCTTTCCTGGACATCCTGCTGGCGATCATGCTGCACCCCAAAATCGTGCTGATGGTAAAAGGCTGGGTGTATAAATCGCCGTTCTTTGGCCCTATTATCCGTTTTGCCGGCTATGTGTACAGCGAGGACGGCCCTGAGGAGAATATCGAAAAGGTGAAAGCCCTGGTGGCCGACGGCTACTCGGTGCTCATTTTCCCGGAGGGCACGCGCTCGGAGGACGGCAACATTGCGCGGTTCCACAAAGGCGCATTTTACCTCGCCGAGCAGCTCGGCCTAGACATTCAGCCGATATTGCTCCACGGCGCGCACGACGTACTGCCCAAAAATGACTTCCTCATTCGCCCGGGCGCGCTCAACGTGCGCGTACTGCCGCGTATCAGCTATGCGGACGAGTGCTGGGGCCCCACGCTGCGCGACAAAACGAAGGCCATTGCCGCATTCTATAAGCAGGAGTTTGCCGCATTTAAAAACGAAATGGAGGACACGGCCTATTTGAAACATAAAATCTTCACCAATTACGTGTTCAAAGGGCCAGTGCTGGAATGGTATTTCAAAGTAAAATGGCGGCTTGAAAGCAAGAACTTTACCTACTATAATGAGCTGATCGGCGACAGGAAGCGCATTCTGGACGTCGGTTGCGGGTACGGCTACCTGTCGTTTTTCCTACATTACAAAAACGAGGAGCGCGTGATCACGGGCATCGACTACGACGAGGAAAAAATCGAAATCGCCGAAAACAGCTATAACAAAACGGCCAACCTGCGGTTTGTTTACCAGGACATTATGGCGGCAGACCTCGGTTCGCAGGACGTCCTGTTTTTAAATGATGTGCTGCATTATTTATCCAGGGAAAAACAAGTTATTTTGCTCGAACGTTGTGCCGCAGCCTTGGCGCCGGGCGGGATCCTGTTTATCCGCGACGGCATCACCGACCTGACCACGAAACATCAGAACACACAAAAGACCGAAGCATTGTCGACAGGCCTGTTTGCATTCAACCGGAAGACCGACGAATTCCACTTCTTCGCATCGCAGGACATCCGCGATTACGCGACGAGGCACGGCTTTGGTTACGAAATGCAGGAGCATTCCAGCAATACTTCCAATGTGCTTTTCGTGTTGCGCAAACCCGCGTTCCCTCCTACCTCGCCGATTACTAACTAGGATTTTTTCATTCACCATATAAATGCAAACTTCCGCTGTGCAAAAGGAATATGATTTTGTGATTGTTGGGAGCGGACTGGGCGGTCTGGCTTGTGCCAACATCCTGGCAAAGGAAGGTTATAGTGTGGTGGTACTCGAAAAAAACCATCAGATCGGCGGACATTTGCAGGTTTACAGCCGCGACAAGACGATTTACGACACCGGCGTACATTATGTAGGCGGCCTCGACGAGGGCGAGAATCTCTACCAGTTTTTCAAATATTTCGGCATTCTCGATAAACTGAAACTCAAACGGCTCGACGACGACCGGTTCGATGTGATCCGCTTCGAGGACGGCTCCGAATATGCCTACGCGCAGGGAATGGAGCATTTTGAGCAAAAACTGATCTCCTATTTCCCCGATGAAGCAGCCGCTATCCGGGCCTACTGCCAAAAAGTGACGGATACCTGTGCGAAATTCCCGCTTTACAACCTGGAAACGGCAGGCGACAACTACCTGAACGACGAGAGCATCCTCACCCTGAACGCCTACGATTACATTGCATCCCTCACCGACAACATCCGTTTGCGGAATGTGCTCGCGGGAAACAACTTATTGTATGCGGGTGTGAAGGAGAAAACGCCGTTTTACGTGCACGCGCTC includes:
- a CDS encoding trifunctional MMPL family transporter/lysophospholipid acyltransferase/class I SAM-dependent methyltransferase — protein: MLGDLLLRLNKFLSNHKAAFFLSLLAIVGILLAGIARLKVTESIFATLPKGKSFEEFNRLVESKNIINQIVFSLEIPAETDTDAAREIAENFTDSLGRYTNGYVRNIQAERPNVQEDVYQYVYSHFPLLIEPSYYTHIQSRIVPDSIRASVASTYNQLLTPGGSFLKQFVLNDPLGVTGRYFKELNAANNTGAMVMDDGIMFTADRKSVLIFASTSFDSGSSEKNVELFELMEAFKTKWNRQHRYNKFSYFGTFEIAARNAIQVKQDSYFTSFLALAGILALLIAYYRKLLIPIYITLPGVFGALFALGIVGYVRPEISGISLATGAVIFGILLDYAFHFFTHLRHTHSIPVAIKEVSGPLLTGSFTTVMAFSALHFANSTVLQDFGLFSSLALFGAALFTLTALPVILSSTRFDIQKIPGEQSWFRIPTIPDQWRGATLAGIAVLTGIFLYFSGGTEFDAGFENLSIQDPELSGREEALTGINPRKQKRIYVFASNPRRAVAEQVNHDAYRKLTALHSEGRIVSFVSSGSLLIPQDLKRERMRRWQDFWTPGRTDSTFRVLNQSAAQHGFNAYAFNDFKGWIAGRSTSNISLDTLFTELGVDNLIDVKASGTTFISTVVVNQEKLNDVKKELRAIPGVELFDRGELAGELLTMVKDDFNYLLFISAAIVFFTLLIVYGRIELTLLSFLPMVISWIWILGIAAILGIKFNFVNVIVTTFIFGLGDDFSIFVTDGLLSKYKSGKDTLRSYQAAIALSATTTLIGTGVLIFAEHPAIHSISLISVLGIVCILFISFVFQPVFFDFFVQKRIAQKKAPVTMLPFLISISSFNYFLSGCLFLHSKLVTILLLPMTRKKKRAAINNSLSFYAKTVIYSGPHVKKNFSGLENLDMNRPVIFIANHTSFLDILLAIMLHPKIVLMVKGWVYKSPFFGPIIRFAGYVYSEDGPEENIEKVKALVADGYSVLIFPEGTRSEDGNIARFHKGAFYLAEQLGLDIQPILLHGAHDVLPKNDFLIRPGALNVRVLPRISYADECWGPTLRDKTKAIAAFYKQEFAAFKNEMEDTAYLKHKIFTNYVFKGPVLEWYFKVKWRLESKNFTYYNELIGDRKRILDVGCGYGYLSFFLHYKNEERVITGIDYDEEKIEIAENSYNKTANLRFVYQDIMAADLGSQDVLFLNDVLHYLSREKQVILLERCAAALAPGGILFIRDGITDLTTKHQNTQKTEALSTGLFAFNRKTDEFHFFASQDIRDYATRHGFGYEMQEHSSNTSNVLFVLRKPAFPPTSPITN